One window of Dehalococcoidia bacterium genomic DNA carries:
- a CDS encoding AtpZ/AtpI family protein, producing the protein MNHWEAALRLTGVGFYIGGCIVGGVYLGLWLDGKFDISPLFTLLGLGLGLFFAFYGTYRMLLPAMGKGKED; encoded by the coding sequence ATGAATCACTGGGAAGCGGCGCTCAGGCTTACCGGTGTTGGGTTTTATATTGGCGGTTGTATCGTCGGGGGGGTCTATCTCGGCTTATGGCTTGATGGGAAGTTTGATATTAGCCCTCTATTTACCCTGCTCGGGCTTGGCCTGGGCTTGTTTTTTGCTTTCTATGGAACATACCGCATGCTTCTCCCTGCTATGGGGAAGGGTAAGGAAGACTAG
- a CDS encoding FoF1 ATP synthase subunit a, giving the protein MGKWRRIGIIALISFGLIAVGAVFFPISMPRFELAAEVLWSPFGIPITNTMIGAWLTILVMGGIAYAATRKMRLVPHGLQNVMEAAVEMLMNFVESIAGKENGRKFFPVVATIFIFVIANAWLALFPGFMSIGLWHGNGEEQVLVPFFRGANTDVNFPLALALVSFIFVEYWGFRSHGFIRYMSKFVNVRQYFGGMGQMLRGRVRSGMGMLFSGIIDIFVGFIEMVSEMVRIMSFTFRLFGNMTAGEILIFSMMFLIPWVAAIPFYGLELFIGFVQALIFCGLTLVFLVMAVAPHEEH; this is encoded by the coding sequence ATGGGTAAATGGCGCCGGATAGGAATTATCGCCCTTATTTCCTTTGGTTTGATAGCAGTAGGAGCTGTCTTTTTCCCCATTTCTATGCCCCGTTTTGAACTCGCTGCGGAAGTGCTATGGTCTCCCTTTGGCATCCCGATCACCAATACCATGATTGGTGCCTGGCTTACCATTCTGGTAATGGGGGGTATAGCCTATGCCGCTACGCGCAAGATGAGGCTTGTGCCACATGGGTTGCAGAACGTCATGGAAGCTGCTGTAGAAATGCTCATGAATTTCGTGGAGAGCATAGCGGGAAAGGAGAATGGGCGTAAATTTTTCCCCGTGGTCGCTACCATCTTCATCTTTGTCATCGCTAATGCCTGGCTGGCGCTCTTCCCCGGTTTCATGAGCATAGGTTTGTGGCATGGCAATGGTGAAGAGCAGGTTCTGGTACCTTTCTTCAGGGGGGCGAATACCGATGTAAATTTCCCCCTTGCGCTGGCGCTCGTTTCCTTCATCTTTGTCGAGTATTGGGGCTTCAGGTCTCATGGCTTCATCCGCTACATGAGCAAGTTTGTCAATGTTCGCCAGTACTTTGGTGGCATGGGGCAGATGCTGCGGGGCCGGGTCCGCAGTGGCATGGGTATGCTATTTAGTGGAATTATCGATATATTCGTGGGCTTTATCGAGATGGTAAGTGAGATGGTGCGCATAATGAGTTTCACCTTCCGTCTCTTTGGCAATATGACCGCCGGGGAGATCCTTATTTTTTCGATGATGTTTCTTATTCCCTGGGTGGCGGCAATACCCTTCTATGGGCTGGAGCTTTTTATAGGTTTCGTTCAGGCTCTTATCTTCTGTGGTTTGACCCTGGTTTTCCTGGTTATGGCGGTTGCTCCTCACGAGGAGCACTGA
- a CDS encoding ATP synthase F0 subunit C, whose product MDSETMRLIAAAVAIGAGALGPGLGIGMLGYGAMQALGRNPEARGPIQTNMILAIAFCEAIAIYALIVAIMLIFIA is encoded by the coding sequence ATGGACTCCGAAACCATGAGGTTGATCGCCGCAGCAGTTGCCATTGGCGCCGGTGCCCTGGGACCTGGCTTGGGGATCGGCATGTTAGGGTATGGCGCCATGCAGGCGTTGGGCAGAAATCCCGAGGCACGCGGTCCCATCCAGACTAATATGATCCTGGCTATCGCCTTCTGCGAGGCTATCGCAATCTATGCCCTCATTGTGGCCATTATGCTGATCTTCATCGCATGA
- the atpF gene encoding F0F1 ATP synthase subunit B translates to MGAIGIDWQVLLAQLINFGILFGLLFFLLYKPMRRTFDARSNRIKESMEQAEQIKEQMARTEEQVREQLAAARREGQDILAQAAQMGDRLKEEARGEARQDAEVIVARARTEIERERDEAIDEVKRQFVDLAITAAEKVVNETLDREKHRRLIEEVLEQAPGGER, encoded by the coding sequence ATGGGCGCTATAGGCATTGACTGGCAGGTTTTGCTGGCTCAGCTCATAAATTTTGGGATCCTCTTTGGCCTCCTTTTTTTCCTGCTCTATAAGCCGATGCGCAGGACGTTCGATGCGCGCTCTAACAGAATCAAGGAGAGCATGGAGCAGGCTGAGCAGATCAAGGAACAGATGGCCAGGACCGAAGAGCAGGTTAGGGAGCAACTGGCGGCTGCCCGCAGGGAGGGGCAGGATATATTGGCTCAAGCGGCTCAGATGGGGGATCGCCTCAAGGAGGAGGCGAGGGGAGAGGCCAGGCAGGACGCGGAGGTTATCGTCGCCCGGGCGCGCACCGAGATCGAGCGAGAGCGTGATGAGGCTATCGATGAGGTCAAGCGCCAGTTTGTTGACCTGGCGATAACCGCTGCCGAGAAGGTGGTAAACGAGACCTTGGATCGGGAGAAGCATCGCCGCCTCATCGAGGAGGTGCTGGAGCAGGCACCGGGTGGTGAGCGGTGA
- the atpH gene encoding ATP synthase F1 subunit delta: MARAAARRHAQAAFQIALEREELDLWRGDLERLSEALKEPLLFTFLESPRIHFEEKARILRQGLEGLNPLVMNLALLLVSRGRLHLVSDMVLEYGRLVDEHRGIAHAEVTTAVPLEPDEKDKLVHRLGDLVGREIVLTTRVAPAIIGGLVARVGDKLIDGSTRSRLLALRESLMK; encoded by the coding sequence ATGGCGCGGGCTGCGGCAAGAAGGCATGCCCAGGCGGCGTTTCAGATCGCCCTGGAACGGGAAGAATTGGATTTATGGCGCGGGGACCTGGAGCGGCTCTCCGAAGCGTTGAAAGAGCCCCTTCTTTTTACCTTTTTGGAGAGCCCGCGGATTCACTTTGAAGAGAAAGCGAGGATCCTGCGCCAGGGCCTCGAGGGGCTAAACCCCCTGGTAATGAACCTGGCCCTGCTGCTGGTGTCCCGGGGGAGACTTCACTTGGTGTCGGATATGGTTCTTGAGTACGGGCGGCTGGTCGATGAACATCGGGGGATCGCTCATGCCGAGGTGACGACTGCCGTCCCGCTGGAGCCTGACGAAAAGGATAAGCTGGTTCATCGTCTCGGTGACCTGGTGGGTAGGGAGATCGTGCTCACCACCAGGGTCGCCCCTGCCATTATCGGGGGGCTTGTGGCCAGGGTGGGCGATAAGCTCATCGATGGCAGCACTAGGTCCAGGCTTCTCGCTCTCAGGGAGAGCCTGATGAAGTAG